A window of Vanessa cardui chromosome 16, ilVanCard2.1, whole genome shotgun sequence genomic DNA:
TGGATTTTAGTAGGTAGAGGTGCCTTTCGCTTCGCTAAACTTGCAACATAGCATAGTTTAGTATTTTCATTCAAAGAAAGCTGGCGGGTGTGCAAAGCAaatgtgttaattttaaaacaactgtGTCAAAGTAACTTTTAAAAGAAGCGTTAGTTTTTAACAATACTATTGTGAATGAAATAGTTGAGGTGAGTTCATATGAAGTTCTGTTAAAACATAATGAATCCTACAAGTGCTTACTGTTACGACTTTTCATCTTGAAAATTTCCACTAGTGAACTTTCGAAGTAaagtttataaaagttttaacgaCTTTACAAACTTTTTTGAAGTTCCTGAACTCCTTTGCTCAAATTCAACTTGAATTCGTTTATGTGTCAAGAAAACTTTGTTCAGAAAATAGTAAAACTTAGAATTTTCGTcgccattttattttttgtcgcGCTGGAAAAGCGGCCATTTTCTTTGTGCCGCGTCGCTTACGACGACTCGTATGTGGTCCATAAAGTTAATTTAGTTAAGTTGAGGCGTGATCTCATCATATGAAGTAAATCGGTGAGATAATTTGCGTTGTATTGTGATAAATGCCCTGAATGGAATATATAAGTAGCTGACTAAAGTTTTCATGATGGCCTAATTACTGCGTGGTGTTTAGACGTAGATACATACATAGTGTCAATTAAGTGTTCGCTATCGTAGGACGAAGGGCGCGGCGCGTGGCAAGAAGGAACCATGGATGATGACCAGCAGTTCTGCCTGCGATGGAACAACCACCAATCGACGCTGGTGTCTGTGTTTGATACATTATTAGAGAAAGGAATTCACGTGGATTGCACCTTGGCTGCCGAAGGACAAACACTCAAAGCACATAAAGTGGTTTTGTCTGCGTGCAGTCCTTATTTCGAGGTTGGTATAATGTTAACTCGTTATCTAGGTCAATTGGTATCGTGTTTAACTTACTTGCAAGGCAGCACAGTTTTGCTCTAATAAACATTCCAGTTGTTTCGTTCTAGCTTTCATATGTTAGCAATTAGTTTAGATTAATGTATAGATGAGTTGGCAATTGAAAGTTGTTACAACTACTTTCCTAAATACAAGTTTCGTGTTATTACTAATGTGTTACAAATGACAATTTCAATCATAATGTCAATAATGAACTAATAGCATGTCACATTGCATAATAgttttcttctttttaataaaaaaaaccaagcTTGTAAACAAAACATACCCAGACCATAACACAAATGACTAAacagaattttatttacaaacacaaataaaaccaTCTTTGTGTTTTTGTTTCAGAGCGTATTATCTCAACAGTATGACAAACACCCCATAATAATTCTAAAAGACGTAAAATATGCTGAGTTAAGAGCTATGATGGATTACATGTACCGTGGTGAAGTAAACATATCACAAGACCAACTGGCGGCTCTGTTGAAAGCAGCAGAGTCTCTGCAAATCAAGGGTCTTTCAGATAACAAGCCATCAAGACCACCGTCGCGCCCCCCACAGGCAACTGCACACCCGCCCCGTGCGCCGTCTCCTCCACCAcaagtaagtataaaaaatctCCAATCTAAAATGATTGGTTATTACCATCAATGATAGTTATTCTTTCTATACGTTGACTGATTATTTCATAAAACCTTCATATATctaaaacaacaatttaaatgacAGTATGCTACCATTATCAATATATACTATTTACTGACAATgtcacaaattaaattatttataatatttcatactaAACTAGTTAAGAAATCTCAAATTCAAATCTGCAACTACACAGATAATCATTTAAAGTAGacaaaatcaaatacatatatcattgaAATCTAATGGagtatgtatgtagtatgtcaatgataaagtatatatttaaggaaaaacataaaacaatctCATTATATGCTTGCATATGAAACTTAAAGAAGGTCATAATAGGATTTCTactaaatataactaaatttcATTGTATTTGTACAAAGTTTTtatcagtttttttatttattttttacattcagCTTTTTAATTACTGGCAGatatttgttatgtattttttagtaaaatcttCTTGAACTACTAACTGctgtaagttaaatataatatataaaaatatttgtaataaatataaaaatgttttgttattgcATAAAGTAGATTTCAAATTGATAGGGAGGCATATTACCCAATTGTAAGAAAGTCATCACTGGTTACGGATatgctattttaaaaaatagtaagcaGACAAGTGACTAAAATAAGGCATATGGCCTTTATTTTAGTCACTCGTCCCTGTGGTCACGGTGGCCTCTGTGCAAGCCTATCTGGGAAGTTATCATATCATAAGATACCGCTCATCAGATTATCCACTGCCAACCAGCGATACCTATAGtatgttcgcgttaagaatgcagtgagttgtcattgtttaccggctttactccgccccctgaccaatcaaatcttttttaacagcagggtggaggtgtatgcatatttgtgttaaaattccaacaaattatatttgttttaaagactaagtataatgaatttaaaaaaatacacattaaaataaaaaatcgaatcagGGTgaataatcaacaaaattcttaacactatatacaatcgtttgcgaatcttgccatcgcgatggagaaatttacatattttgacataacgccatctagtagctataggttacatttattattacgtgtacagcttgaataaattaaatataaatttataaataaacaaaatttaaattataaaaataaaaatatcagttaataattaattaaatgtgaacttgactttgtaatttgaaaatatttgattggtcaaagggggcggagtcaggccggtaaagaaTGACagctcactgcattcttaacgcgaacagactatagtatcGATTTAGGTTTAAGGGGAGAGATAGTCGGCTCCCAAGATCGGTGGCACATGGTCACATGATTTGAGTGGGCACTAACCGTGACTCCGGCGCTCCGCAGACGCGAGACGGCAGCGTGGACAGCCGCGAGGGCTCGCTCAGCCCGAGCCGGCGCCGGAAGAAAGCGCGCCGCGCGTCCGCgtcgcccgcgcccgcgcccgccgcgccgcccgcgccgcccgacgCGCGCGACGAGCCCGCGCCGCTCAAGGAAGAGCTGTCGCGCGACGGCGTCGAGGACCTCACGCTCGACGAGGAGCCGGACGACCAGCCCGCCGTGGCCCACAACGACGTCGTACGCAGTGAGTGCCCCCCCCCCACCGCCCGCCCCGCGCCCCGACGCCCGCGACGCTACCGAATCGCATTTGTAATCGTTTTCCTTTGTTCCAGATTTTCAATGGCACATGGAAAGATCTCAAGACGAAATTATGAATTCGAATGACAGTGTCCGAGAGAGTCAAGGTAAGCCCCAGTGCATTGTAGAGATGCTGTTACAGGCGCCGTCCGTTCGTACGCCGGCCCTGTGAGAGCTATCTGTACTCGGAACATCTTGTATtgctattaaatgttattttaagtgTTCACTCGTAAACGATATCGATATGTGTACCTACGATACAAGATGTTATGTGGGATTCGAGATGGATATTTCTGGAACAATgaactttttactttacattatataattaaatatttatttcatgtactttctatcaaaaataacaaaagttgaTTGCTCCAGACGTACAAGGAACGGATGAAATGCGCAATGTCTTCCCATAATTTGAAAACAGACGAACAGTCATTgcttaaaataatctatttatctTGTTATACATAAATCTTATATACCACAACAGCGGATACGAGAGTGCTAGTGTTTTCACATGTGAAATTTCAACCTTTAATAATTActatctaatattaatattattaaatactaatcttattgcaatttatatttcctatatataaaattttagaagattTCAGATCGACCGGTTAAGGTAACGGTAGAAaggtattgttttatttttatgtagccTTTTTAAAGGCGAGGTAATGAGATACAAGGTAAGTAtgtatttcacttttattttgtgTTAGAAACCACTTGATTTACTGTGTATTTGCTTTGTTTGTGACTTGGGATTCGAAACGTAGATCACTGCATGCTTCATTAGTGTTActgtattttagtatattttagaaaCATGGTAATTTACGGTTCTAATGAGTGCTAACTTTATTAACATTGAGGAGCAGACAGTTTACTTCGGTGAGTATTTTAAACCAATTATGCCTTAGTTATACGTAGAAAGTTTTATAACATTGTTACGCACCACACGCAATCTAATCCAAAGCAACTAAAGCCAGaaaacataacattatttattattattaaaagtatttcgtTATCGTTGCTACCGGAGAAACGTGTTTTATGCCAGTTGTGTGACTTCACCAAACCGTTTGTTTGTAGAAGACTCGTGGATTAACCGTGATGACCCAGAATGATTTAAGGTAaatccaaatttattattttcattgtcgTCGTAGTTTGTTTGGTTATgtggcttatttatttattatttatttttctttatttgcatTCACATGTGATTTCACTGCAGATGTCTTCTTAGCAATtcatgtttgaaataaataagttttttttttatttgccaaCGTGCATGTTCACTAGGTAAaagatgttttttaaataattaaatgaaggcATGATAAATTTCCTAGTGGATGCGCATTTCATTTCATCACTtacatttattgaaaatgatttatGATATTAGCTAGTCAGTTTACTGAAAGTTTGTAGGGACAAAACAGGACCAGACCATTTAAAACCTTTCATTTCATCCTTCTCCGCCATTCCTTTGCTAAAGATAATCAGCAGCATGACCataatacattttcataaaaGTCTTTTAATACTTccgttaaataatttgattcatgctttgaaaaaaaatatcctgtAACATTCTACTTGCGCATTAACGTTCACGCATTACTATTTACCTGTGCTACTAATTTCTGATGCTTATTTACCTCATTCTCGCTTTTCATTCTGTTCGCCTTCCAGACAAACCCACAGATCTAACAAGTCTCCTGAATTACACCAAAACCCCTTTTCCACTAACTCGAGGGTACCTTAAAACGAGCGATGTGAAGAGAGAAGTCACTCAGGGTGAAAATGTATCCGAAAGAGGAAAGATTAGAGGCAGAAAGCCTTATAGGAAGAAAGGTCATTTAAAAGcgcaaagaaaatttaaaagaaatcatGATATTACTGTGACCAAAGACAATCAAAGTAACGAACGAAGATATCTTTGCTCAATATGTAAGGAGAAGCAATATAAATACAGGAGAAACAAATTGAGACACGAAAAGTACGAATGTATCACTGGTCCGCAATTCACTTGTGAAAAATGTGGAAAGAGATATTCTCAGAAAAAGACTCTGACCATGCACATTGCCCAAAAACATCAGAAGCCCAAGGACGAAAAAGATAATTCGAAAccgatttaattttgttttttgtattgttgatttcgttttatattattttttattttgttataaaagaaacATGAATTGTTAAGAAAGTGACATTTCTGACAACAAAAATCATGTAAAATCTCTAGTAGTACCATCGTTAATTAGttctaaaatttaatcataGCTACGTCATAGCTAGTCCGTCGATCATGacaaagttttgtttttgttttttttattttattttttatgtttactcaTCGAGGAGCGTTACTTTTGTTTACCGATTTTTGTAGCTAGGCAGTTTTGtttgaatatactttatttttatttgctaccTTTAGTTTTTTTATCCAGCCGAACGGTTATCGAAAGATCACGGCCCGACCGGCGACTCGGAATCCGGACTGTACGGAATTTTTCATTTCAGGTAAGAGACCGACCCCGCGACACAGTATCATGACGCGTAGTAAAAAAGTGAGCGAGGAGACGTTCACGACGACGCTGGCCATCCTCAAGAACGTGGCGCCCGCCGACGACGCCAAGGAGAACGcgcgcgcgcccgcgccgccgcccgccttCCTGCTGCCGCGCGCCGACGCCTCGCTGCCCTGCGCGCAGTACAAGACGGACAAGGGCTACCGCTGCCCCAACTGCCAGCGCTGCTACAACGCGCGCAAGAACCTCGTGCGCCACGTCACGCTCGAGTGCGGGCGCGAGCCGCAGTACAAGTGCCCGCACTGCGCCTACAGCAAGCACCGCCGCAACGAGCTCAAGAAGCACATGGAGAAGAAGCACCCCGAGCtggcgccgcccgcgcccgcgcccgcgctcgGCGTCAAGTGAGCGCCGGCTCGCCccagatgtatttttttaatattaaacgatGTAACTTCGCCACCGGCCTTTCATTCGCCCCGCACCGCCACCCGGCCCGTTTTCCGCTCTTATGGGAAGATAAGTCGACCCGACCGCCGGTCGGTCCGTGCATGTCTGCATGTATTAGAAGCTTCGCCTCCTATGATTTCTAAcagagattatttttttatatttttataatcataacgCATTTCTTTGgttccttaattttatttagcctCCGGTAGTATTAACAAAGAGTCCGTCCGTAGAATCGCTTGACTTATTATTTGCAATACCGTCGATGTGTTGTATTTCAGAGTTACACAAGGATAGCCACCTCCCGTCCGCTCTGTTGTCGCTGCTGTCGGCGCGCGCGCAGTCGCAGTCGCTGGCGGCGCTCGTGCCGTCCTGCATCCAGGTCACCAACGTCATGAAATCCAACCTCGCCAAAGACATCGCGCCCTTCCCGCCCCTGCACCTCCCCAAAGTGCCCCTCGACACCCTCAGCGCCATCCCCGACGACCTGAAGACGCACCTGCTGCAGCAGGCTTTCATGCAGAACAACAACACCGTCGGCCAGGGCGTCGATTTCAAATCGATCGGCAAGCAGGACGAGCCCGACTCGGACGGCGAGTACGACGACACGGACGATATCGTGCTGCCGGAGGAGACGGACGCCTTCTACGACAACGCCTACTCGAGTAACTCGGGGAGTCTCAACTCGGTCGGCGACCTGTTCGAGTCCAAGCACGACGCCAAGGGGCACATGAAGCGGGACGGCAACAGCTCCGACGACGCCAGCCGGCAGTTCGAGTGCAGGCACTGCGGGAAGCGCTACCGGTGGAAGTCCACTCTGAGGCGCCACGAGAACGTGGAGTGCGGCGGCAAGGCGCCGTCGCACCAGTGCCCCTACTGCTCGTACAAGGCCAAGCAGAGGGGAAACCTAGGAGTCCACATTCGAAAGCACCATAACACCGAGTGGTACATATACGCTAGCAACAAAGTGAGGCGAAACAAAAAAACCTCGATATAGAGTTATTTAGAGAAAAACACATTAGACCAAAGTAGATACCTAACCAAATCGGTActgcaataatattatttatatttaccttttattttgttaaagacatattaattaatatacactaaAGATAATAGTTGTAATGTGCACATTCCCTAACGGCATTAGCgttaatttgttgttttttgttttagagTTTATTATCGTAGTTAAGACTGACCTTAAGTATTTTGTTCTGgagaacattttttattatatttaatttgacgaCCATTAAGTCCCCTTCCAAATGAAAAGTTTAACCTATAAGGTTAGCATTTCGTACGAAAATGCTGTTTGTTAAATTCAAGTATAATGTATTAACTcgaatttgtttagttttagtACCTCTAACATTCCTGTTACGGAATAATtccaaaaaatagtaaaactagtgcaattgatattatataaaacgttgATATTcagtcaattttaaaataaatcgaaagCGGAAAGGTTACTTTCGTCACgggtaaattttttaaatattctccaCCTTAAAGTttgacttgtttttattttcttgttatattttttaaattatttaacaacttGTCAGGGACCATTAACTTGTCTTCCCATTAGTAGACGAtccaaagtttttatttaatagttttaataattattgtttattaggTTATTGATTTAGGACTATAAAGTCCACTTTTAGATGCCTCGGGTTCGGGGATAGCTATAAGATCCCCGACCATTTTGAGGTCATTTAATATTAGGTAAGCAAAAGCTCATCGATTATGTGCCTACAATGTTACctgtagataatataaaaaatatttattatattacgtgGTTTTGTATTTCGGTTTACTGGGATAATAATGTGttcaaaatttagaaaaaaaaaatatatttgatattatctgatatttttattcgcaataaatattcaagtttCTTTTAGCATATTGactgttgatattttttgttgttaactTAGGATAACAAAGCTATTTGACCAAAGTCAGTATTAGTTTATTAACGTTGGTATAACTTAAAGtatgttatttgttattaaatcaaGTCATTGCTAAGCattgaataatgaataatttcgAATGCAATGT
This region includes:
- the LOC124536146 gene encoding longitudinals lacking protein isoform X1; this encodes MDDDQQFCLRWNNHQSTLVSVFDTLLEKGIHVDCTLAAEGQTLKAHKVVLSACSPYFESVLSQQYDKHPIIILKDVKYAELRAMMDYMYRGEVNISQDQLAALLKAAESLQIKGLSDNKPSRPPSRPPQATAHPPRAPSPPPQTRDGSVDSREGSLSPSRRRKKARRASASPAPAPAAPPAPPDARDEPAPLKEELSRDGVEDLTLDEEPDDQPAVAHNDVVRNFQWHMERSQDEIMNSNDSVRESQELHKDSHLPSALLSLLSARAQSQSLAALVPSCIQVTNVMKSNLAKDIAPFPPLHLPKVPLDTLSAIPDDLKTHLLQQAFMQNNNTVGQGVDFKSIGKQDEPDSDGEYDDTDDIVLPEETDAFYDNAYSSNSGSLNSVGDLFESKHDAKGHMKRDGNSSDDASRQFECRHCGKRYRWKSTLRRHENVECGGKAPSHQCPYCSYKAKQRGNLGVHIRKHHNTEWYIYASNKVRRNKKTSI
- the LOC124536146 gene encoding longitudinals lacking protein, isoforms F/I/K/T isoform X2, whose product is MDDDQQFCLRWNNHQSTLVSVFDTLLEKGIHVDCTLAAEGQTLKAHKVVLSACSPYFESVLSQQYDKHPIIILKDVKYAELRAMMDYMYRGEVNISQDQLAALLKAAESLQIKGLSDNKPSRPPSRPPQATAHPPRAPSPPPQTRDGSVDSREGSLSPSRRRKKARRASASPAPAPAAPPAPPDARDEPAPLKEELSRDGVEDLTLDEEPDDQPAVAHNDVVRNFQWHMERSQDEIMNSNDSVRESQELHKDSHLPSALLSLLSARAQSQSLAALVPSCIQVTNVMKSNLAKDIAPFPPLHLPKVPLDTLSAIPDDLKTHLLQQAFMQNNNTVGQGVDFKSIGKQDEPDSDGEYDDTDDIVLPEETDAFYDNAYSSNSGSLNSVGDLFESKHDAKGHMKRDGNSSDDASRQFECRHCGKRYRWKSTLRRHENVECGGKAPSHQCPYCSYKAKQRGNLGVHIRKHHNTEWYIYASNKVSTDRARVAGEEAFARLGGLSWEQWSARLALPLVAGMRVGAAALPAAGEPSFTCPDCGRVYKLKSSLRNHQKWECGKEPQFQCPYCVYRAKQKMHIARHMERMHREVHVKHEQYIKQDNVDACT